CGGCGCCGGCCGCGGCGGCGGCGGCGATGTTGTCGATCTTGATGCCGCCATCGACTTCCAGCATGATGTCACGGCCCGATTCGTCGATCATGCGGCGCGCTTCGGCGATCTTCTTCAGCGCCTGCGGGATGAAGGACTGGCCGCCGAAGCCCGGGTTGACCGACATGATCAGGATGATGTCGATCTTGTCCATCACGTGTTCCAGGTAGTGCAGCGGCGTGCCCGGGTTGAAGACCAGGCCCGATTTGCAGCCATTGTCGCGGATCAGCTGCAAGGAACGGTCGACGTGATCCGACGCTTCCGGGTGAAAGGTGATGATGTTCGCGCCAGCCTTGGCGAAATCCGGGATAATGCGATCGACAGGCTTGACCATCAGGTGGACGTCGATGGGCACTTGCACGTGCGGGCGGATCGCTTCGCACACCAGCGGGCCGATGGTCAGGTTCGGCACATAATGGTTATCCATCACGTCGAAGTGGATGATGTCGGCGCCGGCGGTAACGACGTTGCGCACTTCCTCGCCGAGGCGGGCAAAGTCGGCGGACAGGATGCTGGGAGCGATACGGAATGTTGTCATGGTGGCTAAAGGCTGAGAGTAGAAAATGCGAAGATGCGCTATTTTACGCTTGACGCCGGTACCATGCTTCATTGAAGGACCGTGAAACACAGAATACGCATCGCGCGATGGTCAATGCGTCGCGCGCGACACACAATACGACTGGCAATGTCTGAATAGGAATGACGATGGCGACTTATGAATTTACGGTAACGGTCAAGACGCAATACCTGCCCGAGCAATCGGCACCGGACCAGGGGCGGCACGTGTTCAGCTACACGATCCGCGTCGTCAACACGGGCACGGCCGGCGCGCAACTGATTTCGCGCCACTGGGTCATCACGGATGCGAACAACAAGGTGGAAGAGGTACGGGGCCTGGGCGCCGTCGGCCACCAGCCGCTGCTGCAGCCGGGCGAGCAGTTCGAGTACACGAGCGGCACCATGCTGGGCACGCCGCAAGGCTCGATGCATGGCGAATACTTCTGCGTGGCCGAAGACGGCCATCAGTTCGAAGCTTTGATTCCCGAGTTCGTGCTGTCGGTGCCGCGCACCCTGCATTGACGCAACGCCGGGGGGCTTGGCCCCTTATTTCAGTTTCTCGGTGCCGTCCTGTTCTTCGCCGAGCTGTTTGCGTGCCGGTGGCGCGGGTTTTTTACCCGAATACATGGTCCACCAGACTATAAATGCCAGCAAGAAGAACGCCACCAGCGCCTCTATCATCAAGATCCACATACGCACCCCTATGTTATTTACCCGCAGCTTAGTATTTACCCGCCGTCTGTTGACACGCGGTAGTCTACCCGTTTCCATCGGCGCCGTCGCGCTTGCGCTTTCCGCCTGTACCACGCCATCGGCGCCACCGGCCGCCGCCGGCGGCAAGGCGCCGCCCATCGCGCCGACCGTCGTCAGGCCCGTGCCCGCCAAGCCGGCCGACGCCAAGGATGCCGCGGATGTGGCAGCGCCCACCTTTGTGCCCGCCAAGTTCGCCGCCTTGCCTGGCTGGGCCCGCGACGACATGCGCGCCGCCTGGCCAGCCTTCATGGCTTCGTGCGGCGTGCTGGTGAAGCGTCCGGACTGGAAGGAATCGTGCACGATCGCGCGCCAGGTGAATGCCGACAGCGACAAGGCCATCCGTCTGTTCTTCGAGACCTTCTTTGTGCCCAATCAAGTCATTACGGCCGATGGTGCCAGCACGGGCCTCGTCACCGGCTACTACGAGCCGCTGCTGCACGGCGCGCGCAAGCGCGGCGGTCCATACCAGACGCCACTGTACAAGGTGCCTGACGACCTGGTCTCGGTGGACTTGGCTGGCGTGTATCCGGAACTGAAGAACATGCGTCTGCGGGGCAAGCTGGTCGGCAAGAAGGTGATACCGTACGCGACCCGTGCCGACATCGAGCGCGCCACGTCCGTCACGGGCAAGGAATTGCTGTGGGTGGATGACGAAGTCGAGGCGTTCTTCCTGCAGGTGCAGGGTTCCGGCCGCGTGCAGCTGACCGATACGCAGGAAACCGTGCGCGTGGCATATGCGGATCAAAACGGCCACCCCTACAAGTCGATTGGCCGCTACCTGGTCGACAAGGGCGAGCTGACCCTGAGCCAGGCGTCCGCGCAAGGCATCAAGGCGTGGATTGCCGGCCACCCGACGCGCAAGGATGAATTGTTCAACGCTAACCCCAGCTATGTCTTCTTCAAGGAAGAGCGTTTGCCCGATCCGAAAGTGGGGCCGAAGGGTGCGCTGGGCGTGCCGTTGACGCCGCAGCGCTCGGTGGCCATCGATTCGCGCTTCCTGCCGCTGGGCGCGCCCGTGTTTTTGTCCACGACGCAAGCCAATAGCGAGATTCCCATGCAGCGCCTGGTGATGGCGCAGGATACGGGCGGCGCCATTCGCGGGCCGATCCGTGTCGATTATTTCTTTGGCTTTGGCGCGGAAGCGGCCGAGAATGCGGGCCGCATGAAGCAGAGCGGCGCCGTGTGGGTATTGTTGCCGAAGCAGGCACCGGCGCGGTGAGTTGCTGCGCGCGACGCCGGGGTAGTTATTGTCTGGCTTAACGCAGAACCATGACCGGCAAATGCGTATGCGCGAGCACTTTTTGCGTTTCGCTGCCCACGAACAGCTTGTTCAAGCCCTTGCGGCCATGCGAGGCCATCAGGATGATGTCGCAATGGTAGGTTTGCGCCGCATTGACGATTTCGTCGTGCGGGCTCGGTGACACTGCCACCACGCCTTCGAAAGCCACGCCGGCGGCGCGTGCCGCTGCGCCGATCTTGTCGATCGCGCGTTGCGAAGCTTCCTGCATCTGCTGTTCATACAGGCTGGCGTCGAGGACGATGCCGCCGTCGGCCATCGGCGAGAACGGGAACGGTTGCACCACGCTGATGGCGACCAGCTTGGCCTTGTTCAATTGGGCAAAGGCGAGGGCGGTCTCGGCGGCTTTGTCGGACAACGGCGAGCCGTCGGTGGGAAATAAGATGGTGTTAAACATGGCGTGCTCCTCAAGTGATGTAAGACAGCTTATGGATTTACATCAATTAAAACATTGATGTAAATCAAACCTCACAGGCTTTGGCATGAATAGTGTCGCCAAGGCAATCTTTCATCAGTGTATGCCCGTTCCTCGCTTCAGGTGCGCACGCTACGCAGCGGCGTGCCCCATACCATGGCGACCGTCAACGCAATGCTGCCTGCCGCGATGCAGGCCAGGCCATTGCGCACGCCAAAATGTTCCGCGACCCAGCCGGCGGCCAGCGCGCCCAGCGGCGCCGTTGCCACCGTCAGGAAGCGCATGGTCGATGTCATGCGGCCCAGCATGGGATCGGGCGTGACTTTCTGGCGCAAGCCCAGGTAGGGAATAAAGAACAGCATCACGCCGCAATCGAAAAAAAACATCAATATGGCATAGGCGACGGCACTGGCCGCCGCGCTGCCGAACAGCGCGGCGGGAATCGTTGGCGTCAGGGCAAAGCAGAGCGAGGTCGAAGCCAGGCCGATCAGGATGGTGCGGCCAGCGCCGTAGCGCTTCGTCAGCGGCTTGACGATGAAGGCGCTGAGCAAGACGCCGGCGCCGCCCAGCATCTGCGTCATGCCCAGCACGCCAGGGCTCATGCCCAGGTCGCGTGTGGCGAACAGCACCGTCAAAGCCATGCTGGCATAAAACAGGAAGTGCCAGATGCCGGCGCCCCAGACCAGCGCGCGCAGCAGCGGCTCGCGCCAGACGAACAGCAAGCCGTCGGCGATGTCGCGCAAGGCGTGCTTGTCAGAGGGGGCCGGCCGTGGGTCGCGCACGCTCATGGCGCGCAAATTGAAAACGGAAATCAAGTATCCGCAGGCCGTGCACAGGATGGCGACGGGCGCCGACAGTATTTGCACCAGCACGCCGGCCAGGCCGGGGCCGATCAGGCGCGAAGCCGATTCCGTGGCGGCAAATTTCGATTGCGCATCGATCAAGCCATCGCGGCCCACGAGGAAAGTCAGAAACACCTGTTCGGCGCCGCCGCCGACGACGAAGCCCGTGCCGATGATGAATCCCACTATATATAACCATGGCATCGACAGCACGCCGCACCAGTAGGCCACGGCCACGCTGGCCAGGGCCAGGCCGGACATGCTTTCGCTGAACAGCATGATCGGGTGCTTGCTGCGCCTGTCCAGCAGCACGCCGACGGGCAAGCCAAACAGGGCGAACGGCAGCGCCTGTAGCGCGACCAGTACGCCCATCTGTTCCGGCGTCGCATGCAGCAGCAGTACCGCGCAAAGGGGCAGGGCCAGCGAGGTGATCTGGGCGCCGAAGCAATTGAGGCCGTTGCTGAACCACAGGCGGCGGAAATTGACGCTGGCGGCGCTGCCGTCGCCGCGCAGATAGCGGGTGCAGTACTGGAAGAAGGAGGAGAAAATACGCTGCTCGATAAAGGTGATCGGACTCACAATAATAGCAGCGCACCTGCCGCGCCGCTGCCGTTAGCCGCTACAATCGTTGCACCGTTCATCGAGAGGAGACACTATGCAATACGAAGACCTGATCATCGACATCCAGGACAAAGTGGCGGTCATCCGCCTGAACCGTCCCAAGGCCTTGAATGCCTTGAACGACAATATGATGAATGAGCTGGGCCACGCCTTGCTGAAGTTCGATGCCGATGAGAATATCGGCTGCATCGTGCTCACGGGCAGCGAAAAAGCCTTTGCCGCCGGCGCCGACATCGCCGCCATGGCTGACTACACTTATCCCGATACCTTTACCCAGGGCTACATCAGCCGCAACTGGGAACATATCTTGCGCGTGCGCAAACCGGTGGTGGGCGCGGTGGCCGGCTATGCGCTCGGTGGCGGCTGCGAACTGGCCATGATGTGCGATTTCCTGATCGCCGCCGACAGCGCCAAATTCGGCCAGCCGGAAATCAAGGTTGGCGTCACGCCGGGCGCGGGCGGTACGCAGCGCCTGCCGCGCGCCATCGGCAAGGCCAAGGCCATGGATCTGCTGCTGACGGCACGCACCATCGATGCCGCCGAGGCGGAACGCATCGGCCTGGTGTCGCGCGTGGTGCCGGCCGATAAGTTGCTGGAAGAAACCCTGACTGCCGCCAAGACCATCGCCGCCATGCCGACCTCGGTGGCCATGATGATCAAGGATTGCGTCAACCGCGCCTTTGAAACGACCCTGACCGATGGCGTCGCCTACGAGCGCCGCTTGTTCCAGGCTGCCTTCGGCACGCCTGCACAAAAAGAAGGCATGCACGCTTTCCTGGAAAAGCGCTTGCCAAACTTCGACGGTCTTTGATATGATTCGCCTCCCCGATGAGACGCACTAGTTTGCGGCACAAAAGGGGCGGCCTTCCGGGGCTGGGTAGTAAAAAAGAAAGTTGACGAATTAGCCGAAATGCTTCATACTCTTCCTTCTTCGCAGCTGACAAACACAACGCTTTGTCGATAGCGCGAAAGTAGCACCGAATACAGTTCTTTAACAATTAACAGTCGATAAGTGTGGGCATTTGATGTAAGTGCAGCGCTGCGCAAGCAGCGTAAAACTTAAAATATCAAATGTTCACGAAGAAATAAATGAAATAGGACGCTTCGCAAGAAGTGGCCTGTCAGTTGTTTTTGAAGTGAGCGACCCGTCAGCAATGACGGTGCCGGTAAAACGGCAAAGTAACAGAGATTAAACTGAAGAGTTTGATCCTGGCTCAGATTGAACGCTGGCGGCATGCCTTACACATGCAAGTCGAACGGCAGCACGGAGCTTGCTCTGGTGGCGAGTGGCGAACGGGTGAGTAATATATCGGAACGTACCCTGGAGTGGGGGATAACGTAGCGAAAGTTACGCTAATACCGCATACGATCTACGGATGAAAGTGGGGGATCGCAAGACCTCATGCTCGTGGAGCGGCCGATATCTGATTAGCTAGTTGGTAGGGTAAAAGCCTACCAAGGCATCGATCAGTAGCTGGTCTGAGAGGACGACCAGCCACACTGGAACTGAGACACGGTCCAGACTCCTACGGGAGGCAGCAGTGGGGAATTTTGGACAATGGGCGAAAGCCTGATCCAGCAATGCCGCGTGAGTGAAGAAGGCCTTCGGGTTGTAAAGCTCTTTTGTCAGGGAAGAAACGGTGAGAGCTAATATCTCTTGCTAATGACGGTACCTGAAGAATAAGCACCGGCTAACTACGTGCCAGCAGCCGCGGTAATACGTAGGGTGCAAGCGTTAATCGGAATTACTGGGCGTAAAGCGTGCGCAGGCGGTTTTGTAAGTCTGATGTGAAATCCCCGGGCTCAACCTGGGAATTGCATTGGAGACTGCAAGGCTAGAATCTGGCAGAGGGGGGTAGAATTCCACGTGTAGCAGTGAAATGCGTAGATATGTGGAGGAACACCGATGGCGAAGGCAGCCCCCTGGGTCAAGATTGACGCTCATGCACGAAAGCGTGGGGAGCAAACAGGATTAGATACCCTGGTAGTCCACGCCCTAAACGATGTCTACTAGTTGTCGGGTCTTAATTGACTTGGTAACGCAGCTAACGCGTGAAGTAGACCGCCTGGGGAGTACGGTCGCAAGATTAAAACTCAAAGGAATTGACGGGGACCCGCACAAGCGGTGGATGATGTGGATTAATTCGATGCAACGCGAAAAACCTTACCTACCCTTGACATGGCTGGAATCCCCGAGAGATTGGGGAGTGCTCGAAAGAGAGCCAGTACACAGGTGCTGCATGGCTGTCGTCAGCTCGTGTCGTGAGATGTTGGGTTAAGTCCCGCAACGAGCGCAACCCTTGTCATTAGTTGCTACGAAAGGGCACTCTAATGAGACTGCCGGTGACAAACCGGAGGAAGGTGGGGATGACGTCAAGTCCTCATGGCCCTTATGGGTAGGGCTTCACACGTCATACAATGGTACATACAGAGCGCCGCCAACCCGCGAGGGGGAGCTAATCGCAGAAAGTGTATCGTAGTCCGGATTGTAGTCTGCAACTCGACTGCATGAAGTTGGAATCGCTAGTAATCGCGGATCAGCATGTCGCGGTGAATACGTTCCCGGGTCTTGTACACACCGCCCGTCACACCATGGGAGCGGGTTTTACCAGAAGTAGGTAGCTTAACCGTAAGGAGGGCGCTTACCACGGTAGGATTCGTGACTGGGGTGAAGTCGTAACAAGGTAGCCGTATCGGAAGGTGCGGCTGGATCACCTCCTTTCTAGAGTTTGCACGAATCAGGTAACTGGTTCACGCATCAAATGTTCACACTTATCGGCTGTTAATATAAAGAACAGCATTTGGGGCTGTAGCTCAGCTGGTTAGAGCACCGTGTTGATAACGCGGGGGTCGTTGGTTCGAGTCCAACCAGCCCTACCAGTTTCTGTAGTCTGGAAATACCCTAGGGGGATTAGCTCAGCTGGGAGAGCACCTGCTTTGCAAGCAGGGGGTCGTCGGTTCGATCCCGTCATCCTCCACCAAAAGTTCAAACGTAAATCAGCGCAGATGGCGCCGGGATTTAGGTTTGGTCTTTTCGAGATCAAGTGCTGTATGTTCTTTAACAATCTGGAAGAAGTAAAGATTATTTATTGATCGGTTTGCCGTAAAACGCAGATCGATGGGTAATGATTGTATGTATCAACAAACAAGCAACAACGTTGTACTTTCTTATCCCTGTAGCGCTCTTTGATTACCTGGTAATCAGAGGCTAACGTTATAGGGACAAGCGAATAAGTGCACATGGTGGATGCCTTGGCGATTACAGGCGATGAAGGACGTAGTAGCTTGCGATAAGCTGCGGGGAGTGAGCAAACACACTTTGATCCGCAGATTTCCGAATGGGGCAACCCACCCTTTTAGGGTATTGCATACTGAATACATAGGTATGCAAGGCGAACGCGGCGAACTGAAACATCTAAGTAGCTGCAGGAAAAGAAATCAACCGAGATTCCCAAAGTAGCGGCGAGCGAAATGGGAAGAGCCTGTACGTGATAGTCGGACCGATAACAGAATCCTCTGGAAATAGGAGCCATAGTGGGTGATAGCCCCGTATGTGAAATCGGACCGGTGGTACTAAGCGTACGACAAGTAGGGCGGGACACGTGACATCCTGTCTGAATATGGGGGGACCATCCTCCAAGGCTAAATACTCGTAATCGACCGATAGTGAACCAGTACCGTGAGGGAAAGGCGAAAAGAACCCCGGAAGGGGAGTGAAATAGATCCTGAAACCGTGTGCATACAAACAGTAGGAGCGGACTTGTTCCGTGACTGCGTACCTTTTGTATAATGGGTCAGCGACTTACATTCAGTGGCAAGGTTAACCGAATAGGGAAGCCGTAGAGAAATCGAGTCCGAATAGGGCGATCAGTCGCTGGGTGTAGACCCGAAACCAAGTGATCTACTCATGGCCAGGATGAAGGTGCGGTAACACGCCCTGGAGGTCCGAACCCACTAATGTTGAAAAATTAGGGGATGAGCTGTGGGTAGGGGTGAAAGGCTAAACAAACTTGGAAATAGCTGGTTCTCTCCGAAAACTATTTAGGTAGTGCCTCAAGTATCACCATCGGGGGTAGAGCACTGTTATGGCTAGGGGGTCATTGCGACTTACCAAACCATTGCAAACTCCGAATACCGATGAGTGCGAGCTTGGGAGACAGACGTCGGGTGCTAACGTCCGGCGTCAAGAGGGAAACAACCCAGACCGCCAGCTAAGGTCCCAAAGATTGGCTAAGTGGAAAACGAAGTGGGAAGGCTAAAACAGTCAGGATGTTGGCTTAGAAGCAGCCATCATTTAAAGAAAGCGTAATAGCTCACTGATCGAGTCGTCCTGCGCGGAAGATGTAACGGGGCTAAGCCAGTCACCGAAGCTGCGGATATCCTTTATTGGATATGGTAGGAGAGCGTTCTGTAAGCCTGCGAAGGTGTCTTGTAAAGGATGCTGGAGGTATCAGAAGTGCGAATGCTGACATGAGTAGCGATAATGGGGGTGAAAAGCCTCCACGCCGTAAGCCCAAGG
This window of the Janthinobacterium agaricidamnosum genome carries:
- a CDS encoding enoyl-CoA hydratase, with translation MQYEDLIIDIQDKVAVIRLNRPKALNALNDNMMNELGHALLKFDADENIGCIVLTGSEKAFAAGADIAAMADYTYPDTFTQGYISRNWEHILRVRKPVVGAVAGYALGGGCELAMMCDFLIAADSAKFGQPEIKVGVTPGAGGTQRLPRAIGKAKAMDLLLTARTIDAAEAERIGLVSRVVPADKLLEETLTAAKTIAAMPTSVAMMIKDCVNRAFETTLTDGVAYERRLFQAAFGTPAQKEGMHAFLEKRLPNFDGL
- a CDS encoding universal stress protein — protein: MFNTILFPTDGSPLSDKAAETALAFAQLNKAKLVAISVVQPFPFSPMADGGIVLDASLYEQQMQEASQRAIDKIGAAARAAGVAFEGVVAVSPSPHDEIVNAAQTYHCDIILMASHGRKGLNKLFVGSETQKVLAHTHLPVMVLR
- the rpe gene encoding ribulose-phosphate 3-epimerase encodes the protein MTTFRIAPSILSADFARLGEEVRNVVTAGADIIHFDVMDNHYVPNLTIGPLVCEAIRPHVQVPIDVHLMVKPVDRIIPDFAKAGANIITFHPEASDHVDRSLQLIRDNGCKSGLVFNPGTPLHYLEHVMDKIDIILIMSVNPGFGGQSFIPQALKKIAEARRMIDESGRDIMLEVDGGIKIDNIAAAAAAGADTFVAGSAIFGKPDYKAVIDAMRAELASVKGA
- the mltA gene encoding murein transglycosylase A, with protein sequence MTRGSLPVSIGAVALALSACTTPSAPPAAAGGKAPPIAPTVVRPVPAKPADAKDAADVAAPTFVPAKFAALPGWARDDMRAAWPAFMASCGVLVKRPDWKESCTIARQVNADSDKAIRLFFETFFVPNQVITADGASTGLVTGYYEPLLHGARKRGGPYQTPLYKVPDDLVSVDLAGVYPELKNMRLRGKLVGKKVIPYATRADIERATSVTGKELLWVDDEVEAFFLQVQGSGRVQLTDTQETVRVAYADQNGHPYKSIGRYLVDKGELTLSQASAQGIKAWIAGHPTRKDELFNANPSYVFFKEERLPDPKVGPKGALGVPLTPQRSVAIDSRFLPLGAPVFLSTTQANSEIPMQRLVMAQDTGGAIRGPIRVDYFFGFGAEAAENAGRMKQSGAVWVLLPKQAPAR
- a CDS encoding MFS transporter — translated: MSPITFIEQRIFSSFFQYCTRYLRGDGSAASVNFRRLWFSNGLNCFGAQITSLALPLCAVLLLHATPEQMGVLVALQALPFALFGLPVGVLLDRRSKHPIMLFSESMSGLALASVAVAYWCGVLSMPWLYIVGFIIGTGFVVGGGAEQVFLTFLVGRDGLIDAQSKFAATESASRLIGPGLAGVLVQILSAPVAILCTACGYLISVFNLRAMSVRDPRPAPSDKHALRDIADGLLFVWREPLLRALVWGAGIWHFLFYASMALTVLFATRDLGMSPGVLGMTQMLGGAGVLLSAFIVKPLTKRYGAGRTILIGLASTSLCFALTPTIPAALFGSAAASAVAYAILMFFFDCGVMLFFIPYLGLRQKVTPDPMLGRMTSTMRFLTVATAPLGALAAGWVAEHFGVRNGLACIAAGSIALTVAMVWGTPLRSVRT
- the apaG gene encoding Co2+/Mg2+ efflux protein ApaG yields the protein MATYEFTVTVKTQYLPEQSAPDQGRHVFSYTIRVVNTGTAGAQLISRHWVITDANNKVEEVRGLGAVGHQPLLQPGEQFEYTSGTMLGTPQGSMHGEYFCVAEDGHQFEALIPEFVLSVPRTLH